A window of the Brassica napus cultivar Da-Ae chromosome C5, Da-Ae, whole genome shotgun sequence genome harbors these coding sequences:
- the LOC106397369 gene encoding probable alkaline/neutral invertase D, with product MEDLRVNSQSSLSDVDDLSRLLDRPRLNIERKRSFDERSFSEMGIMDSGINSPGGRSGWETPASSTRNSFEPHPMVAEAWDALRRSLVHFRGQPVGTIAAYDHASEEVLNYDQVFVRDFVPSALAFLMNGEPEIVKNFLLMTIQIQGREKRIDRFKLGEGAMPASFKVIHDPIKKTDTVIADFGESAIGRVAPVDSGFWWIILLRAYTKSTGDLSLADTPECQKGMRLILSLCLSEGFDTFPTLLCADGCSMVDRRMGVYGYPIEIQALFFMALRSAMSMLKHDTEGKEFMERISKRLHALSFHMRSYFWLDFQQLNDIYRYKTEEYSHTAVNKFNVIPDSIPEWVFDFMPLRGGYFIGNVSPARMDFRWFALGNCVAILASLATPEQSAAIMDLIEERWEELVGEMPVKICHPAIESHEWRIVTGCDPKNTRWSYHNGGSWPVLLWLLTAACIKTGRPQIARRAIDLAESRLLKDGWPEYYDGKSGRFIGKQARKFQTWSIAGYLVAKMMLEDPSHLGMISLEEDKQTKPVIKRSHSWT from the exons ATGGAGGATCTCCGAGTAAACTCACAAAGCTCGTTATCAGATGTGGACGACTTATCTCGGTTACTTGACCGGCCGCGGCTAAACATAGAACGCAAAAGGTCGTTCGACGAGAGGTCGTTCAGCGAAATGGGAATCATGGACAGCGGCATTAATTCTCCCGGTGGCCGGTCGGGATGGGAAACTCCAGCTTCGTCCACTAGAAACTCGTTCGAGCCGCATCCTATGGTCGCTGAGGCTTGGGATGCTCTACGGCGATCATTGGTTCACTTCCGTGGCCAACCTGTTGGTACTATCGCTGCCTACGACCATGCTTCTGAGGAAGTCTTGAACTATGACCAG gTTTTCGTAAGAGATTTTGTTCCAAGCGCACTAGCTTTTCTAATGAACGGGGAGCCAGAGATAGTCAAGAACTTCCTGCTCATGACAATTCAAATCCAAGGAAGGGAGAAAAGAATCGACAGATTCAAGCTCGGAGAAGGCGCGATGCCTGCTAGCTTCAAGGTCATTCACGACCCAATCAAGAAAACAGACACTGTCATAGCTGACTTTGGAGAGAGCGCGATTGGAAGAGTGGCTCCGGTTGACTCAGGTTTCTGGTGGATCATTCTCCTCAGAGCCTATACCAAATCCACTGGAGACCTTTCTCTAGCTGATACACCTGAATGTCAAAAGGGCATGAGACTCATTCTGTCTCTTTGTCTCTCCGAAGGTTTTGATACTTTTCCGACACTGCTTTGTGCTGATGGCTGTTCCATGGTCGACCGAAGAATG GGGGTTTATGGGTACCCGATTGAGATCCAAGCTCTCTTCTTCATGGCTCTACGATCAGCAATGTCGATGCTAAAGCACGACACTGAAGGGAAAGAGTTCATGGAGAGGATATCTAAGCGGCTACACGCGCTCAGCTTCCACATGAGAAGCTATTTCTGGCTGGATTTTCAGCAGCTCAACGACATTTACCGTTACAAGACGGAGGAGTACTCACACACGGCGGTCAACAAGTTCAACGTCATCCCTGACTCGATCCCTGAGTGGGTGTTCGACTTCATGCCTCTCCGTGGCGGCTACTTCATAGGAAACGTCAGTCCAGCTCGTATGGACTTCAGGTGGTTTGCCCTTGGTAACTGTGTAGCGATACTTGCTTCATTAGCCACGCCTGAGCAGTCGGCGGCCATCATGGACTTGATCGAGGAACGGTGGGAAGAGCTGGTCGGAGAGATGCCGGTTAAGATTTGTCATCCGGCTATTGAGAGTCATGAGTGGAGGATCGTTACTGGTTGTGACCCTAAGAATACTCGGTGGAGTTATCATAACGGAGGTTCTTGGccag TGCTTTTGTGGCTATTGACAGCAGCGTGCATAAAGACGGGACGGCCACAGATAGCGAGACGAGCCATCGACCTGGCGGAGTCACGGTTGTTGAAAGACGGTTGGCCGGAGTACTACGACGGAAAATCGGGAAGGTTTATTGGAAAACAGGCGAGGAAGTTTCAGACATGGTCCATCGCTGGTTACTTGGTCGCCAAGATGATGTTGGAAGATCCTTCTCATCTTGGAATGATCTCATTGGAAGAGGACAAACAGACCAAACCTGTCATTAAGAGATCTCATTCTTGGACTTGA